From the Streptomyces sp. Tu 2975 genome, one window contains:
- a CDS encoding helix-turn-helix domain-containing protein, with protein sequence MLESLGLDAVQEQVYVCLLRAPAIDATAVAARTGIAAEKVIPALARLEAEGLVTRRPGRSAGYHAAPPDVTLNLMVLQRLDEVRRVQLAVERLAAEHRAHGQGGSGAEPVEALEGAAAIADRYRQIQRGAKEVSSLVAGPAVVVTASDNTGQRDALRAGVRYRAAYERATLELDSADNPLLLEEWAALGEEMRVTPEIPLKLVIADRRIALALPRRQAPGAPVGLVVRTGILLEALNWLFDRIWATALPVPAALAAAPEGPLSASDRRLLSLLLTGCTDQAIASQWGVSMRTVQRRVQRLIALAGVQSRFQLGWQAARLGWIEPCARDAGEVSRDGV encoded by the coding sequence ATGCTCGAAAGTCTGGGACTCGACGCCGTGCAGGAGCAGGTCTACGTCTGCCTGCTGAGAGCTCCGGCCATTGACGCGACGGCCGTGGCGGCCCGCACCGGGATCGCCGCCGAGAAGGTGATCCCGGCACTCGCCCGGCTGGAGGCGGAAGGGCTGGTGACCCGGCGCCCCGGCCGGTCTGCCGGCTACCACGCCGCGCCGCCCGACGTCACGTTGAACCTGATGGTGCTTCAACGCCTGGACGAGGTCCGCCGGGTGCAGCTCGCGGTCGAACGCCTCGCCGCCGAGCACCGCGCACACGGCCAGGGCGGCTCGGGCGCCGAGCCCGTGGAGGCCCTGGAAGGGGCCGCCGCGATAGCGGACCGCTACCGCCAGATCCAGCGCGGCGCCAAGGAGGTGTCCAGCCTGGTCGCCGGCCCGGCCGTGGTGGTGACCGCCTCGGACAACACCGGCCAACGGGACGCCCTGCGGGCCGGGGTGCGCTACCGGGCGGCGTACGAGCGGGCCACGCTCGAACTCGACAGCGCGGACAACCCGTTGTTGCTGGAGGAGTGGGCGGCCCTGGGCGAGGAGATGCGTGTCACGCCGGAGATCCCCCTGAAGCTGGTCATCGCCGACCGGCGCATCGCCCTGGCACTCCCCCGCCGGCAGGCCCCGGGGGCGCCGGTGGGCCTCGTGGTGCGCACCGGCATCCTCCTGGAGGCCCTCAACTGGCTCTTCGACCGGATCTGGGCGACGGCCCTGCCGGTGCCCGCGGCCCTTGCAGCCGCTCCTGAAGGGCCGCTTTCCGCGTCCGACCGGCGACTGCTCTCGCTGCTGCTGACGGGCTGCACCGATCAGGCCATCGCCTCGCAGTGGGGCGTGAGCATGCGCACGGTGCAGCGGCGCGTACAGCGCCTCATCGCTCTGGCCGGGGTGCAGTCACGCTTCCAACTGGGCTGGCAGGCCGCCCGTCTCGGCTGGATCGAGCCGTGTGCCCGAGATGCCGGAGAGGTGTCGCGCGACGGCGTGTGA
- a CDS encoding S8 family serine peptidase, protein MSRPRSTATDHRAGRSAVAIATVILAAGSLALTALPAQATPAAGPDVSAAATPSADKLGSHDRALLATYRKQHLARTPLKNADRAVPDFATLLIAVRDGRTAEAERALAALGIESARTESAVGYIKANVPFGMVDRVAAIEDVVAVDVDELLRIDEVRPDGANAVAAAGGQGPEAPSAKTSDSNAYMPTRETGSVDFKERNPFYDGRGVTIGVMDTGVDPTHPALETTTTGERKLVDTVAGTDPRNFIDLLFDATWQNMSATAKVSGPVFTDQVRGETWKAPDSADLRIGLRPIQLPQGPAVVPTLVRESDSAVWVDTDLDHDFTDEELLRPYRDEQQVAHFGTDDPNTPVNERIPFTVQVRNDFFPGAISVNVNVITEAHGTHVAGITAANGMFGGRMDGQAPGARLVSMRACHSFGCSSAALTDGMIDLATKHGVDVINMSIGASPEFNDGQSARALVYNRLIDESGVQLFISAGNSGAGVNTVGDPTAADKVVSVGASVSRATWWANYGSQVQNERGIFPFSSRGPREDGGFKPDLTAPGAAVSTVPDWLPNASVTETGYTLPVGYSMMNGTSMASPQATGAAALLLSAARQRDVSATPAELRSALYSSARYNDEVPAVAQGRGGLDVPGAWKYLSGEDTAVEAVSVVAPVCTPLSGNLVTPHTGSGVFNSCAPSSGGQGIGESRTYDVTVTRTSGPDRAVPYLLTLTGNDGTFSAPRTVKLGLNAPTVVKVVAKPASQGVHSALLRIDNPATRAIEQSAMLAVEAATPLAEGGTYEVTGVAERNGTVHYIVAVPEGTTALDVKLDGLADGSHTRWWAFRPTGVSGESAAPGSLSCYSGYLDGNGCDPSARTYKAPAAGVWELVVESRRTTPLLHNPYRLTVTVTE, encoded by the coding sequence ATGTCCCGTCCCCGCTCCACCGCCACAGACCACAGAGCCGGGCGCAGCGCCGTCGCGATCGCGACGGTGATACTCGCCGCCGGGAGCCTCGCCCTGACCGCTCTGCCCGCGCAGGCGACCCCTGCCGCCGGGCCCGACGTGTCCGCCGCCGCGACGCCGTCCGCCGACAAGCTCGGCAGCCACGACCGCGCGCTCCTCGCCACCTACCGCAAGCAGCACCTCGCCCGCACCCCCCTGAAGAACGCCGACCGGGCGGTCCCGGACTTCGCGACGCTGCTGATCGCCGTCCGGGACGGCCGGACCGCGGAGGCGGAGCGAGCGCTCGCGGCCCTCGGGATCGAGAGCGCCCGTACCGAGTCGGCCGTCGGCTACATCAAGGCCAACGTGCCGTTCGGCATGGTGGACCGGGTCGCCGCGATCGAGGACGTCGTCGCCGTCGACGTGGACGAGCTGCTGAGGATCGACGAGGTCCGCCCGGACGGGGCGAACGCCGTGGCCGCCGCCGGCGGGCAGGGGCCGGAGGCGCCCTCCGCGAAGACCTCCGACAGCAACGCCTACATGCCCACCCGGGAGACCGGGTCGGTGGATTTCAAGGAGCGCAACCCCTTCTACGACGGCCGCGGCGTCACGATCGGCGTCATGGACACCGGAGTCGATCCGACCCATCCGGCGCTCGAGACCACCACCACCGGGGAGCGCAAACTCGTCGACACGGTCGCCGGGACCGACCCGCGCAACTTCATCGACCTGCTCTTCGACGCGACCTGGCAGAACATGTCGGCGACGGCCAAGGTGTCCGGGCCGGTCTTCACCGACCAGGTCCGCGGCGAGACGTGGAAGGCGCCGGACTCGGCCGACCTGCGCATCGGCCTGCGTCCGATCCAGCTGCCCCAGGGACCCGCCGTCGTACCGACGCTGGTCCGGGAGTCGGACTCCGCGGTGTGGGTGGACACCGACCTCGACCACGACTTCACCGACGAGGAACTGCTGCGCCCGTACCGGGACGAGCAGCAGGTCGCCCACTTCGGGACCGACGACCCGAACACGCCGGTCAACGAGCGGATACCGTTCACCGTCCAGGTAAGGAACGACTTCTTCCCCGGCGCCATCAGCGTCAACGTGAACGTCATCACGGAGGCGCACGGCACTCATGTCGCGGGCATCACGGCGGCCAACGGCATGTTCGGCGGCCGGATGGACGGCCAGGCGCCCGGGGCCCGGTTGGTCTCGATGCGTGCCTGCCACTCCTTCGGGTGCTCCAGTGCCGCGCTGACCGACGGCATGATCGATCTCGCCACGAAGCACGGCGTCGACGTGATCAACATGTCCATCGGCGCCTCGCCCGAGTTCAACGACGGGCAGAGTGCCCGTGCCCTCGTCTACAACCGGCTGATCGACGAGTCCGGGGTCCAGCTCTTCATCTCCGCCGGCAACTCGGGTGCCGGCGTGAACACGGTCGGCGACCCGACGGCCGCCGACAAGGTCGTCAGCGTCGGTGCTTCCGTCTCCCGGGCGACGTGGTGGGCGAACTACGGATCGCAGGTACAGAACGAACGGGGCATCTTCCCCTTCTCGTCGCGCGGACCGCGTGAGGACGGCGGCTTCAAGCCCGACCTGACCGCGCCCGGCGCGGCCGTGTCCACCGTCCCGGACTGGCTGCCCAACGCGTCCGTCACCGAGACCGGGTACACGCTGCCCGTCGGCTACTCGATGATGAACGGCACCTCGATGGCGTCGCCGCAGGCCACCGGGGCTGCGGCCCTGCTGCTGTCGGCCGCGAGGCAGCGCGACGTCAGCGCCACTCCGGCCGAGCTCCGCAGCGCTCTCTACTCGTCGGCCCGATACAACGACGAGGTTCCCGCCGTCGCTCAGGGCCGCGGCGGCCTGGACGTCCCGGGCGCGTGGAAGTACCTCTCCGGTGAGGACACCGCGGTCGAGGCGGTGAGCGTCGTCGCACCCGTGTGCACTCCGCTCTCCGGCAATCTGGTCACGCCCCACACCGGCAGCGGTGTGTTCAACAGCTGCGCTCCGAGCAGCGGGGGCCAGGGCATCGGCGAGTCGCGTACGTACGACGTGACCGTGACGCGCACGTCGGGCCCGGACCGGGCGGTGCCCTATCTCCTGACGCTGACGGGCAACGACGGGACCTTCTCGGCGCCCCGTACGGTCAAGCTGGGCCTTAACGCACCGACCGTCGTGAAGGTCGTCGCGAAGCCGGCCTCCCAGGGCGTGCACAGCGCACTCCTGCGGATCGACAACCCGGCGACCAGGGCGATCGAGCAGTCCGCGATGCTGGCCGTCGAGGCGGCGACGCCGCTGGCCGAGGGCGGCACGTACGAGGTGACCGGCGTCGCCGAGCGCAACGGCACGGTCCACTACATCGTCGCCGTGCCGGAAGGGACCACGGCGCTGGACGTGAAGCTTGACGGCCTCGCCGACGGCAGCCACACGCGCTGGTGGGCGTTCCGGCCGACCGGCGTCAGCGGCGAGTCCGCCGCGCCC